GTCCTCGGCGGTGTTCGGGGCGACCTTGCAGGGCGATGGGAAGTACGAACCGACAGGGGCTGCGAAGACCAACGAGCTTCCGCTGTCGGGACCGTTCGACGGCATCGCCCCGGGCAGCTGGGTCCTCGTGGAAAAGTCCGGCACCGACGACTACGAGATCCTGCGCGTGACGGAGGCGAGGCAGCGGCAGGTCTCGTTGACGGTGGCGTTGTCCGGAACGGAGAACCGGACGCAGACCGCGACCGTCACCGTGCTCACGCTGAACAAGCCCTGGCGAAACGCCGATGACGTGTTGAGCACCGTCGCGCAGTACTCCATTCGCTTCAAGGCGGATCAGCTCACCCCGCTCGGAGACCCGGTGCCCTCCGACGTCGAGGGTGGCACGATCGAACTGGCCGACCTGCACGAGGACCTGCGCTCCGGCCGCTACCTGATCGTCTCCGGTGAGCGCTCGGACCTGCCGCGCCGGATGCGCGGGGTGCGGGCCGGCGAGCTGGTCATGATCGCCGGAGTGCGCCAGGGTGCGAACACGCCTCCGGGGAGCATCAAGCCGACGCCGGGCAGCAGACCGCTGACCACATTGGTGCTGGCGGAGGAACTGGCCTACACCTACCACCGCGACACGGTCCGCGTGCACGGCAACGTGGTCGAGGCGACCCAGGGCGAGAGCCGCCTCGAAGTGCTCGGCAGCGGTGACGCGAGCCAGGCCAGCCAGAGCTTTCCGGTGCGGGGCACGCCGATCACCTGGCTGCCGTCGGACACGCCGCTCGGCGCGACCAGCACTCTGCGGGTCAGCGTCGGCGGAGTGCGGTGGCACGAGGCGGAAGCGGTGAGCCTGCTCGGTGCCGAAGAGCGCGCGTACCTGACCAGGGTGGCCGACGGCGGCGCCACGACGGTGACCTTCGGCGACGGTGTGCACGGTTCGCGGCTGCCGACGGGACCGGAGAACGTGCAGGCCCGCTACCGCGCGGGTGCGGGCAACGGCGGCAACGTCGCCCCGGACACGATCACCCAGCCGGTCAGCAGGCCGCTCGGGGTCGCGGGGGTCACCAATCCGATCGCGGCCTCCGGTGGAGGCGACGGGGACGGCCCGGAGGACGCCCGGCGGGTGACCCCGTTGCGCACGATCGCGTTGGACCGCCTGGTCTCCGTCGCCGACTACGAGAGCTTCACCAAGGCACGCGCGGGAATCGGCAAGGCCAGCGTCCGCGAGATCTCCGACGGTCAGCGCGATGTCGTGCACGTGACCATCGCGGGCATCAAGGACGCGCCGATCGACCCGTCCTCGCGGTTGCAGCGCTCGCTGGTGGCTTCGCTCGGCCACTTCGGGGAGCTGGGGCTGCCGGTCACCGTGGCCGGCCGTGAGCTGAAGGTGCTCGTGCTCAGCGCCGGGGTGAAGGTGCACCCCGACCACGAGTGGGAGCTGGTCGAGCCGAGACTCCGGAAGAACCTGTTGCACCACTTCGGATTCGCCGCGCGTGAACTGGCGCAGCCGGTGTACCGGAGCGAGGTCGTCTCGGTGATGCAGGGCACGGAGGGCGTCGACTACGTCGATGTCGACGTCTTCGACGGCGTGTCCGGTCGCCTCAGTCCGCAGGAGATCGTGGACCTGGCGAAGCACCTCCGCGCGCCGAAGGTGGTCGTCCCGGCGAGCGCCGCGCGGTGGGTGCACAGGACGCACACCGCGGAGCCGCCGCAGACTCTGACCTCGGTGGCCGAGGAACACGGGCTCACGGTGTCCGAGCTGGTCGGGCTGAACCCGCAGCTGGACTCGCTCCGGCTGGTGGAAGGCCAGGAACTCGTTGTCGCGCAAGGCATCGCCCCGGCCCAGTTGGTGATCTTCAGCCCGGCTGTCCGGGACACCCTGATCCTGCGGAGGCTGTGATGAGCAGGTTGTACGAGCTGCTGCCGGCGGTGCACCGGAGCAAGGACGAGGAACTCGGCTTCCCGCTGCGGGAACTGCTCGGCGTCGTCGAGGAGCAGGCGCGGCTGATCGGGGCGGACCTGGACCAGCTCTACGACAACTGGTTCATCGAGACCTGCCAGGACTGGATCGCGCCCTACATCGGTGACCTGGTCGGCTACCGGCCGCTGGAGGGACCCGGTGAGGAGGGGCCGCCCGGGCTGATCTCCGCGCTGGCGCCGAGGCGGGACATCGCGAACACGATCGCCAACCGCCGTCGCAAGGGCAGCCTGGCGCTCCTGGAACAGCTCGCGCTCGACGTGGCCGCCTGGCCCGCCCGTGCGGTGGAGTTCTACCGGCTGTTGGGGCAAACGCAACCCGTGCGGCTCTACAGCACGGATGCCGGGATGAACGCGGTGCGCCGCCGCCGGGGCCGTCTGCCGGACCTGCGGCACGGTGACGCGCTCGACCGGCTCTCCGGTGGGAGGACGCTGCACGCCGGACTGTCCGGACCGTTCGACGAGCTGAGCCACACGGTCGAGGTGTCCCGGGCCTCCTCGCGGCGGCGGCAGGGACGGACGAACATCCCCAACGTCGGGGTGTTCCTGTGGCGGCTGCGCCCGTACTCGGTGACCGACGCCCCGGCGAACTGCGAGGAGCGCAAGAGCGCCACCTACACGTTCTCCATCCTCGGCAACGAGATCCCCTTGATGACCAGACCGGTGATGAAACCGTCCACTGTGGAGACAGCTCGACCCTGCGAACAGGTCTCGCTGCACATCGCCGCCGAGGACAACGTGCCAACGTACATCCGCAGACGCGCCTTCGAAGAGCGCACGGCGGACTACTACGGCGAAGGCAAGAGCCTGTGCATCTGGCGCGGCGACGAAGAAGAACCGGTGCCGTTGAGCGCGATCGTGCCCGCGAACCTCAGCGGGGGCGGCTACCGGCCGAAGCCCGGACAGGTCGCCGTCGATCCCGAACTCGGCCGGTTCGTCTTCGGTGGGCGCCCGCCGGACTCCGGGGTCTGGGTGACCTACCACCACGGGTTCTCCGCGGACATCGGTGGCGGCGAGTACCACCGCGGCCTCGACGACGGTGACGCGGAGATCTACTCCGTGGGCGGTGACGGAGGTCGTCGGCGGATCATGGACGCGGTCGCGCAGTGGTACCGCGAACGCGAGGACAAGCCGCACGCGATCATCGAGATCTGCGACAACGGTGCCTACCAGGAGCAGATCGCCCTGGACGTGCGCGCGGGGGAGAAGCTGGTTCTCCGCGCCGCGGAAGGCAAACGCCCGGTTCTGCGGCTGCTGGACTGGTACAGCAACCGGCCGGACGCGCTGCGGATCAGCGGGCCGGAGTGCCCGCCGGACGACGTCGACTGCTGCAGCAAGCCCGAGGTCGTGCTGGACGGGCTCGTGATCACCGGGCGCAGCGTCTGCGTGAGCGGGTGGCTGGGCAGGGTGAAGATCCGGCACTGCACGCTGGTGCCCGGCTGGTCGCTGGACCAGCAGTGCGAGCCCGCCTTCGAGGAGGAGCCCAGCCTCGAACTCGTGGACACCACGGCGTGCACGCAGATCGAGCACAGCATCCTCGGCACGATCCGGGTGAACCAGAACGAGGTCAGCACCGAGCCGGTGCAGGTCTTCCTGTCCGACAGCGTTCTCGACGCGACGGATACGCACCTGGACGCGCTCACCGCGCCGCAGGACTGCCACGCGCACGCGGTGTTCAGCGCCGCACGGTCCACTGTGGTCGGTCGTGTGCGCACGCGCCAGATCGGCTTGGTGGACAACAGCATCCTGCTCGGCGAGGTGTGCGTGGCGCGCCGGATGGACGGCTGCGTCCGGTTCAGCTGGGTGGAGCCGGGCTCGCGCACCCCGCGTCGGCACGAGTGCCGACCGGAGTCCACAGAGGATGGTGAGGTCGGCAGGCTGCGGCCGCGCTTCACCAGCCTGCGTTACGGCCAGCCGGGGTATGCGCAGCTGGCGCTCGACTGTTCCGAGGAGGTCCGCCGCGGTGCCGACGACGGCTCCGAGATGGGCGCGTTCCACGACCTGTTCCAGCCGCAGCGCGAGGACAACCTGCGCGCCCGGACCGACGAGTTCACACCGGCCGGCTGCGACGCCGGGCTCTTCTTCGTTTCCTGAGGGGGACAACCGATGCACGGCGACTTCTCCCGGTCGACCTTCGACCGGCGCAAGCACTACTCGGGGGTGCTCGCCCAGCAGGGGCGGGTCACCCTGGACGCCGACCTCAACGAGCAGGCCGCGATCCAGCAGCACCTGCTGCGCATGTTCGTCGCGGACGTGGTCGGGCCGCACGCGGGCCCGGAGGGCGCCGTCGGCTTCGCGGTCACACTCCCGTCCAACCCGCCGTCCCGCAACGACTTCACCATCGGCAAGGGGCGGTACTACGTCGACGGCCTGCCCGCCGAGAACGACGAGGACACGACGTTCTGGACCCAGCCGGAGCGCTACCTCGACCAGGTCGTCGACGCCGGGGAACTGCCCGGTTCCGAGAAGGCTTTCCTGGTCTACCTGAAGGTCTGGGACCGGATGGTGACCGCCGTGCAGGACTCCGACCTGCGCGAGGTCGCGCTCGGCGACCTCGCCCCGGACACCGCAGTGCGCGGCAAGGTGAGCTGGCAGGTGATCGCGA
The window above is part of the Allokutzneria albata genome. Proteins encoded here:
- a CDS encoding putative baseplate assembly protein; amino-acid sequence: MSTKASCTCGCGSTVAVRTPQRVHNRPGLGALRYRVGAHGTFLDTMLARLASRRELDGLTERGTDDFSVALLDAWAVLGDVLTFYTERIANEGYLRTATEQWSVDQLGRLVGHRPRPAVGASVFLSYNLDPEQDTIIPAGSRANSVAEAGGSPQTFETAEDIRAKTAWNDLGVRKYYPFDLTAAEVRTRRRILVQGVTANLNGGDRLVFEFIDDSASRTVEPERAVVVSSTVNGDLGHTVVDLQPPDPDADYRAEAVLVQSKIDFVTGKVSLTGFSKRINDEILVPLRARLPTTPPSRPDEVEPVERMRLFLKDLASLHEAHALADENGLASTGWIAALDGLIKQFILFLQYFAAATGQRPPGEPVPAPPDCGCGYSSMIAACSCDPMPADDPTAVLALARLIAPLTKAPSSPPAGTANLARSVERAFAPGSDVGAQLITAAEPRLQPTLYKAWRKLDLTEAPRLNKVFVLRLSSAVFGATLQGDGKYEPTGAAKTNELPLSGPFDGIAPGSWVLVEKSGTDDYEILRVTEARQRQVSLTVALSGTENRTQTATVTVLTLNKPWRNADDVLSTVAQYSIRFKADQLTPLGDPVPSDVEGGTIELADLHEDLRSGRYLIVSGERSDLPRRMRGVRAGELVMIAGVRQGANTPPGSIKPTPGSRPLTTLVLAEELAYTYHRDTVRVHGNVVEATQGESRLEVLGSGDASQASQSFPVRGTPITWLPSDTPLGATSTLRVSVGGVRWHEAEAVSLLGAEERAYLTRVADGGATTVTFGDGVHGSRLPTGPENVQARYRAGAGNGGNVAPDTITQPVSRPLGVAGVTNPIAASGGGDGDGPEDARRVTPLRTIALDRLVSVADYESFTKARAGIGKASVREISDGQRDVVHVTIAGIKDAPIDPSSRLQRSLVASLGHFGELGLPVTVAGRELKVLVLSAGVKVHPDHEWELVEPRLRKNLLHHFGFAARELAQPVYRSEVVSVMQGTEGVDYVDVDVFDGVSGRLSPQEIVDLAKHLRAPKVVVPASAARWVHRTHTAEPPQTLTSVAEEHGLTVSELVGLNPQLDSLRLVEGQELVVAQGIAPAQLVIFSPAVRDTLILRRL